One genomic window of Trichlorobacter lovleyi includes the following:
- a CDS encoding efflux RND transporter permease subunit has product MILSDLSIKRPIFATVMMLALVALGFFSYKRLSVEMYPNVEMPVISIVTKYPGASPETVEREVSKRVEEAVNQIAGIKHVTSYSRESVSTVVAEFRLEERTNEVAQEARAKISSIRGQLPKEVEEPIIQKLDFNAMPSAAVAIQSSSLSQRDLTTLVDKKIRKRFESVTGVGKVELVGGAKREVNVEVDPVRLDSLGLGVNDLVNGLKGENINTPLGKITKSTAEYPLRIEGKPEQADSYSSMVIAARNNRPISLGEVARVTDGVEERRKLALVNGQPAIGLDIYKQSGANQVQVVDNIKKVMQKVKAEMPPGVTISLVRDGSIMTRQSLADVEETLLVGGILTVLIVFMFINSWRSTVITGVTLPISVISSFIVMNAMGMTLNVMTLMALSLAIGLLIDDAIVVRENIVRHLELGKDHMEASRFGTAEIGLAVFATTMSILAVFVPVAYMRGIVGRFFFPFGITVSFAVLVSLFVSFTLDPMLSSRWHDPSIHNRGNRKGLARWLEQFNDWFDRSADKYRGIIAWALQHRRKVVISAGIAFVLGLVVMATLESSFMSKEDTSEFQISFQAAPDASIKESEGRLQQMLALIKDIKEISHTYATIGAGDNGTVRDGLLYVKLKEKSERTRGMFEIQQVIRERFRSIAGINFSLEEVGAIGSAAKPLNVNIKGDDTARLKKYAAQLKQEMYSIPGVVDISATLEYDTPEYRLRVDREKARSAGVSSSAIVDSLSRLIGGEAVSSYEDEDGDAVDLRVRLPRQLREHPAQVRELKISVSDPDGSTRLVPLASITSEAVASSPTEINRRDLSRLVTVSANLDNLPIGTAVKQVEEVAKRIKMEPGYSIGFSGEAEDMAESFGYMGESLILAVLFVYLILAAQFESFFEPLAIMFSLPLSIVGMAGMLRITGDTINIMSLIGLIMLMGLVTKNAILLVDYAKVLRKRDGLERTAAVIEAGRTRLRPIVMTTLAMIFGMLPLFFGIGAGGEGRAPMARAVVGGLITSSVLTLIVVPVMYTYLDDFSLWLKRKWKGEQH; this is encoded by the coding sequence GTGATCCTCTCAGACCTGTCCATCAAACGGCCGATCTTTGCCACGGTGATGATGCTGGCCCTGGTTGCCCTGGGGTTCTTCTCCTACAAGCGGCTTTCAGTGGAGATGTACCCCAATGTTGAGATGCCGGTGATCTCGATTGTCACCAAGTATCCCGGCGCCTCGCCGGAAACCGTGGAGCGCGAGGTTTCCAAACGGGTGGAGGAGGCGGTCAACCAGATCGCCGGGATCAAGCATGTCACCTCCTATTCCCGCGAGTCGGTCTCCACGGTGGTGGCTGAATTCCGGCTGGAAGAGCGGACCAACGAGGTGGCCCAGGAGGCCAGGGCCAAGATCAGCTCGATCCGCGGCCAGCTGCCCAAAGAGGTGGAAGAGCCGATCATCCAGAAGCTGGATTTCAATGCCATGCCGTCGGCAGCAGTGGCAATCCAGTCCAGCAGCCTCTCCCAGCGCGACCTGACCACCCTGGTGGACAAGAAGATCCGCAAACGGTTTGAAAGTGTCACCGGTGTGGGCAAGGTGGAACTGGTAGGGGGCGCCAAGCGCGAGGTGAATGTCGAGGTGGACCCGGTCCGGCTGGACTCCTTAGGGCTGGGGGTCAATGACCTGGTGAACGGCCTGAAGGGGGAGAACATCAACACCCCGCTGGGCAAGATCACCAAGTCAACGGCCGAATACCCGCTGCGGATCGAGGGCAAGCCTGAACAGGCTGACAGCTACAGCAGCATGGTGATTGCCGCCCGCAACAACCGGCCGATCAGCCTGGGGGAGGTGGCCAGGGTCACCGACGGGGTGGAGGAGCGCCGCAAGCTGGCCCTGGTCAACGGCCAGCCTGCCATTGGTCTGGATATCTACAAGCAGTCCGGCGCCAACCAGGTCCAGGTGGTGGATAACATCAAGAAGGTGATGCAAAAGGTTAAAGCTGAAATGCCGCCAGGGGTGACCATCTCGCTGGTACGGGACGGCTCGATCATGACCCGCCAGTCACTGGCCGATGTGGAGGAGACCCTGCTGGTGGGCGGTATCCTGACCGTACTGATCGTGTTCATGTTCATCAACTCCTGGCGTTCCACCGTAATCACCGGTGTGACCCTGCCGATCTCGGTCATCTCCTCCTTTATCGTGATGAACGCCATGGGGATGACCCTCAACGTGATGACCCTGATGGCGCTGTCACTGGCCATTGGCCTGCTGATCGACGACGCCATCGTGGTGCGGGAGAACATCGTGCGCCACCTGGAACTGGGCAAGGACCATATGGAGGCCTCCCGCTTCGGCACGGCCGAGATCGGCCTGGCGGTCTTTGCCACCACCATGTCGATCCTGGCGGTGTTTGTGCCGGTGGCCTACATGCGGGGGATCGTGGGGCGCTTCTTCTTCCCGTTCGGCATCACGGTCTCATTTGCGGTGCTGGTCTCGCTGTTTGTCTCCTTTACCCTGGACCCAATGCTCTCCTCCCGCTGGCATGACCCCTCGATCCACAACCGGGGCAACCGCAAAGGGCTGGCCCGCTGGCTGGAACAGTTCAACGACTGGTTTGACCGCAGCGCCGACAAATACCGCGGCATAATCGCCTGGGCCCTGCAGCACCGGCGCAAGGTGGTGATCTCAGCCGGAATCGCCTTTGTGCTGGGCCTGGTGGTGATGGCAACCCTGGAATCATCCTTCATGTCCAAAGAGGACACCAGCGAATTCCAGATCTCCTTCCAGGCGGCACCGGATGCCAGCATCAAGGAGAGCGAAGGCCGCCTGCAGCAGATGCTGGCCCTGATCAAGGATATCAAAGAGATCAGCCACACCTACGCCACCATCGGCGCCGGCGACAACGGCACGGTGCGGGACGGCCTGCTGTACGTCAAACTCAAGGAGAAATCGGAACGTACCCGGGGCATGTTTGAGATTCAACAGGTCATTCGGGAGCGGTTCCGCAGCATTGCCGGGATCAACTTCTCGCTTGAAGAGGTGGGGGCGATCGGCTCGGCTGCCAAACCGCTCAACGTCAACATCAAGGGGGATGATACGGCCCGGCTCAAGAAGTACGCAGCCCAGCTCAAGCAGGAGATGTACAGCATTCCCGGTGTTGTGGATATCTCCGCCACCCTGGAGTACGACACCCCGGAATACCGGCTGCGGGTGGACCGGGAAAAGGCCCGCTCTGCCGGGGTCTCCTCCAGTGCCATTGTGGACAGCCTTTCACGGCTGATCGGCGGGGAGGCGGTCTCCTCCTATGAAGATGAGGACGGTGATGCGGTTGACCTGCGGGTACGCCTGCCCAGGCAGCTGCGGGAGCATCCGGCCCAGGTGCGGGAACTGAAGATCTCGGTCAGCGATCCCGACGGCAGCACCCGGCTGGTGCCGCTGGCCAGTATCACCAGCGAGGCCGTGGCCTCCTCCCCCACCGAGATCAACCGCCGTGACCTTTCCCGCCTGGTAACGGTCTCGGCCAACCTGGACAACCTGCCGATCGGCACCGCGGTCAAACAGGTGGAAGAGGTAGCCAAGCGGATCAAGATGGAGCCGGGCTACAGCATCGGCTTTTCCGGCGAGGCCGAGGATATGGCCGAATCGTTCGGCTACATGGGTGAGTCGCTGATCCTGGCGGTGCTGTTCGTCTACCTGATCCTGGCCGCCCAGTTCGAGTCGTTCTTTGAACCGCTGGCGATCATGTTCTCCCTGCCGCTCTCCATCGTGGGGATGGCCGGCATGCTGCGGATCACGGGCGACACCATCAACATCATGTCCCTGATCGGCCTGATCATGCTGATGGGGCTGGTCACCAAGAACGCGATCCTGCTGGTGGACTATGCCAAGGTGCTGCGAAAACGGGACGGGCTGGAGCGCACCGCAGCGGTGATCGAGGCGGGCCGCACCCGGTTGCGGCCGATCGTCATGACCACCCTGGCCATGATCTTCGGCATGCTGCCGCTCTTCTTCGGTATCGGTGCCGGTGGCGAAGGCCGGGCGCCGATGGCCCGCGCCGTGGTGGGGGGGCTGATCACCTCATCCGTGCTGACCCTGATCGTGGTGCCGGTGATGTACACCTATCTGGATGATTTCAGCCTCTGGTTGAAACGGAAGTGGAAAGGCGAACAGCACTGA
- a CDS encoding TetR/AcrR family transcriptional regulator: protein MSTQPVSDTSGNVRQRLLDAALQLFSSKGYAATSVRELVEAAGVTKPVLYYYFKNKEGLYLALLGDGLAEFHQVAEQARLAPGSVRERICGYCTALLDIFVGRLPVARLIYAIYYGPPQGAPHIDFEASFSTMLAHMEQLVNEGISTGEFRKVDPVDTAWAIVALLNTAMEEQFNQTKPVRVDRAGLLRLLSLLFEGIRK from the coding sequence ATGTCAACGCAACCTGTTTCCGATACATCCGGCAATGTACGTCAGCGCCTGCTGGATGCCGCCCTGCAGCTGTTTTCCAGTAAAGGCTATGCCGCCACCTCGGTGCGTGAGCTGGTGGAGGCGGCCGGTGTTACCAAGCCGGTGCTCTACTACTACTTTAAAAACAAGGAAGGGCTCTATCTGGCCCTGTTGGGGGATGGACTGGCTGAGTTTCATCAGGTGGCAGAGCAGGCCCGTCTGGCGCCCGGTTCAGTACGGGAGCGGATCTGCGGCTACTGCACGGCGCTGCTGGATATCTTTGTTGGACGGCTGCCGGTGGCGCGACTGATTTACGCCATCTACTACGGTCCGCCCCAAGGCGCGCCGCACATCGATTTTGAGGCCTCCTTCAGCACCATGCTGGCCCATATGGAGCAGCTGGTCAACGAAGGGATCAGCACCGGCGAGTTTCGTAAGGTTGACCCGGTTGATACGGCCTGGGCCATTGTGGCGCTGCTCAATACCGCCATGGAAGAACAGTTCAACCAGACCAAGCCGGTGCGGGTTGATCGCGCCGGTTTGCTGCGGCTTTTGTCACTTTTGTTTGAAGGGATCAGGAAATGA
- a CDS encoding metal-dependent hydrolase — protein MKRLIIIVTLLAFIILAANAALAAPAQLTWYGHAAFKVVTPNGKVLLVDPWISNPSNPNAEKDLAGLTKVDLIFLTHGHGDHIGDAVEIAKKTGAKLVATFDLQKAMVAYKGFPAKQAERAETGSFGGTISLLDGEVTVLFVPAIHGASMDTPNGPVYAGEPGGFLISVKNGPRIYHTGDTDLFSDMALLKGQVDLMLVCIGDKFTMGPVRAAQAVEMIRPKKTIPMHFGTFPALTGTPEQFKKALRRYGLEFLMHQMTVGETITWK, from the coding sequence ATGAAACGCCTGATCATCATTGTTACCCTGCTTGCGTTCATTATCCTTGCAGCCAATGCCGCCCTGGCTGCCCCGGCCCAGCTGACCTGGTACGGCCATGCCGCCTTCAAGGTGGTCACCCCCAACGGCAAGGTGCTGCTGGTGGACCCCTGGATCAGCAACCCGTCCAACCCCAACGCTGAAAAGGATCTGGCCGGGCTGACCAAGGTTGATCTGATCTTTCTGACCCACGGCCATGGCGACCATATCGGTGATGCGGTGGAGATCGCCAAGAAGACCGGCGCCAAGCTGGTGGCCACCTTTGACCTGCAAAAGGCGATGGTGGCCTACAAAGGCTTCCCGGCCAAGCAGGCCGAGCGGGCTGAAACCGGCAGCTTTGGCGGCACCATCAGCCTGCTGGATGGCGAGGTGACGGTGCTGTTCGTACCGGCCATCCACGGTGCCAGCATGGATACCCCCAACGGTCCGGTCTATGCCGGTGAGCCGGGAGGCTTCCTGATCAGCGTCAAAAATGGCCCCCGTATCTACCATACCGGTGACACCGACCTGTTCAGCGATATGGCGCTGTTGAAAGGCCAGGTTGATCTGATGCTGGTCTGCATCGGTGACAAATTTACCATGGGGCCGGTCCGGGCAGCCCAGGCCGTGGAGATGATCCGCCCAAAAAAGACCATTCCGATGCATTTTGGCACCTTCCCGGCCTTGACCGGCACCCCGGAACAGTTTAAAAAGGCTCTACGCCGTTACGGCCTTGAATTTCTGATGCATCAGATGACGGTGGGAGAAACCATTACCTGGAAGTAA
- a CDS encoding ABC transporter substrate-binding protein yields the protein MACYFLRFAVISLLLILLAACDRTNSSKTGASIKTSITFLHYFTDSMNGGLDDMAKIFNSQNSRYDLKPIPLDHESFKTSIRHNLEAGNPPDLYSYWAGARTASIIEYLEPIDDVWAQTRLDERFSPAVIKAACEYNGKKYFIPLTQHYIGFFYNKKVFAAHGLTPPKTWKEFLNVCAILKSKGITPIALGAREKWPAQFWFDLLLLRTAPYEFRQALMQGKIGYQDPRVSAVFEQWQQLIQKGYFNRNLNDLSWDSGANELVYTGKAAMTLMGTWVIGYFTNTSHKWVAGKDFDFFPFPIIDPTLPLVSMGPIDGLVVPRKATNKDGAKQVMAFLTAAAPQEALSKGSGALAPSRTVPVSFYGDIQRRVLQEIARSSHFAFNYDLSTPPEIAEIGLNAFTEFLEFPADRQTIQQKLATDAASQFRKLKANQK from the coding sequence ATGGCCTGTTATTTCTTGCGTTTTGCCGTTATTTCTTTGCTTCTCATCCTGCTTGCCGCCTGCGATAGAACAAACAGTTCAAAGACGGGTGCTTCCATAAAGACCAGCATTACCTTTCTGCACTATTTTACCGACTCCATGAACGGCGGCCTGGATGATATGGCCAAGATTTTTAACAGCCAGAATAGCCGTTATGATCTCAAGCCGATTCCCCTGGATCACGAATCATTCAAGACCAGCATCAGACACAATCTTGAAGCAGGCAACCCTCCTGATCTTTACTCCTATTGGGCAGGTGCTCGAACAGCTTCGATTATCGAGTATCTGGAACCGATTGACGATGTCTGGGCGCAGACCAGGCTTGATGAGCGCTTCTCGCCTGCGGTTATTAAGGCAGCCTGCGAGTACAACGGCAAAAAGTATTTTATACCCTTGACGCAACACTACATCGGTTTCTTCTACAACAAAAAGGTCTTTGCCGCCCATGGCCTGACTCCCCCCAAAACCTGGAAAGAATTCCTGAACGTTTGCGCGATCCTAAAATCAAAAGGGATCACTCCGATTGCCCTTGGCGCCAGGGAAAAATGGCCAGCCCAATTCTGGTTTGATCTGCTACTCCTGCGGACCGCTCCCTATGAGTTCCGCCAAGCGCTGATGCAGGGAAAGATTGGCTACCAAGACCCTCGTGTGTCCGCAGTTTTTGAACAGTGGCAGCAGCTTATACAGAAGGGATACTTTAACCGGAACCTCAATGACCTGTCGTGGGATAGCGGCGCAAATGAGCTCGTATACACCGGCAAGGCGGCAATGACCTTAATGGGCACCTGGGTGATCGGTTATTTCACGAATACCTCTCACAAATGGGTTGCCGGCAAAGACTTTGATTTTTTCCCGTTTCCGATCATTGACCCCACCCTGCCATTGGTTTCCATGGGGCCGATTGACGGTCTGGTGGTCCCCCGCAAGGCAACCAACAAAGACGGTGCCAAGCAGGTCATGGCTTTTCTGACCGCTGCAGCCCCGCAGGAAGCCCTGAGCAAAGGCTCTGGTGCGCTTGCTCCCAGCCGGACCGTACCCGTATCTTTTTATGGAGATATCCAGAGGCGCGTCCTGCAGGAGATTGCACGCAGCAGCCACTTTGCCTTTAATTATGATCTGTCAACACCACCTGAAATAGCAGAGATCGGGCTTAACGCCTTCACTGAATTTCTCGAATTCCCGGCAGACCGCCAGACGATCCAACAGAAACTGGCAACGGATGCAGCCAGTCAGTTCCGGAAGCTGAAGGCCAATCAAAAATGA
- a CDS encoding ATP-binding protein encodes MLLLMVLYAAVAGITVFSITTQMNDLWKIEQMIRTVNQITISERSFTHTLSRKDANQVYQLLESARLQLQEIPGRLESGSNGAGISTQIERFKGNFQKFVVEKDQTAALESRVIALGRKLETSTARARAITRLTFDSDEFYSSINQLFDLQRHGQEQHAGWALSTSKKLRPLIDKLVASGNQIKSTHADSLTQRHFFLIIRDAKEYVSAFERFLFYQQQTAKTEQELTAASEQINRICETFESKVRQGIRQRIFAASVFMLALFITFIVAGRFLSSFLSRQITRPVGELVTATRQISDGDRTVRASVGVDDEIGELARCFNAMTENLQRTEQELLMYNQNLEQRVQERTEELQESNQMLREAQEQAEAANMAKSRFLANMSHEIRTPMNGIIGMAQLLATTDLNNEQQGYVASIKQSGRNLVQLINDILDLSKIEAHKIELDTHDFNLEAEIASTSNLLTLHAREKDLTCTTVIDPEVPLLLKGDAWRLRQIITNLLGNAIKFTQKGAVSLHVSLEEQNQHQATLRFTVQDSGIGIAADKLEQIFAPFTQADTSTTRSFGGTGLGLTISRQLVELMGGTIGVESSEGTGSTFWFTVPLAKQPEGTVSGGSYPAAGSLPQQVVPLLPAADTIRLLLAEDEPTNQIFIRSILQKFGYQLDLAQNGREALDLLKKNDYTLVLMDCMMPVLDGYTATAAIRDPASAVRNHAIPVIALTANAMREDRDKCLAAGMDDYLAKPLEVPELLALLQKWTAPAADE; translated from the coding sequence ATGCTGCTTCTCATGGTGCTCTATGCTGCCGTGGCCGGCATTACCGTCTTCTCGATCACCACACAGATGAACGATCTCTGGAAGATTGAGCAGATGATCCGAACCGTTAACCAGATTACCATTTCTGAGCGCAGCTTTACCCACACACTTTCCCGCAAGGATGCAAACCAGGTATACCAGCTGCTTGAATCTGCCCGCTTACAATTGCAAGAGATCCCGGGGCGATTGGAGTCAGGCAGCAATGGTGCTGGAATCAGCACGCAGATAGAACGTTTTAAGGGGAACTTTCAAAAGTTTGTGGTTGAGAAGGACCAGACCGCAGCACTTGAAAGCAGGGTCATCGCCCTTGGCAGAAAACTGGAGACATCAACAGCCCGGGCCCGGGCCATCACCAGGCTTACATTTGATAGCGATGAATTCTACAGCAGCATCAACCAGCTGTTTGATCTTCAGAGGCATGGCCAGGAACAGCATGCAGGCTGGGCACTTTCTACTTCCAAGAAGCTGCGTCCTCTTATTGACAAGCTTGTTGCATCCGGCAATCAGATAAAAAGTACGCATGCAGACAGTCTGACGCAGCGGCATTTTTTTCTGATTATCCGTGATGCCAAAGAGTACGTCTCCGCTTTTGAACGTTTTCTGTTCTACCAGCAGCAGACAGCAAAAACCGAACAGGAACTTACTGCCGCTTCGGAGCAGATCAACCGGATCTGCGAAACCTTTGAAAGTAAAGTCAGACAGGGCATCCGCCAACGAATATTCGCTGCTTCTGTTTTCATGCTGGCACTTTTCATTACTTTCATTGTTGCGGGACGGTTCTTATCATCGTTTCTCTCGCGCCAGATTACCCGGCCGGTCGGCGAACTGGTGACGGCCACCCGGCAGATCTCCGATGGAGACCGAACGGTACGGGCATCTGTCGGTGTTGATGATGAGATTGGAGAGCTGGCACGCTGTTTTAATGCCATGACCGAAAATCTCCAGCGGACTGAACAAGAGCTGCTTATGTACAATCAGAACCTGGAACAGCGGGTTCAGGAGCGGACCGAAGAACTGCAGGAATCCAATCAAATGCTGCGGGAGGCTCAAGAGCAGGCAGAAGCGGCCAATATGGCGAAGAGCCGGTTTTTGGCAAATATGAGCCATGAAATTCGCACCCCGATGAACGGCATCATCGGTATGGCGCAGCTGCTTGCAACAACCGATCTGAACAACGAACAGCAGGGGTATGTCGCATCCATCAAACAATCCGGCAGGAATCTGGTCCAGTTGATCAATGACATTCTGGACCTTTCGAAAATTGAGGCACACAAGATTGAACTTGACACCCATGACTTTAATCTTGAAGCGGAAATTGCCAGCACCAGCAACCTGCTCACTCTCCACGCCCGGGAAAAGGATTTAACCTGTACTACGGTTATAGACCCTGAAGTTCCGCTGCTGTTAAAGGGTGATGCCTGGCGGCTGCGCCAGATCATCACGAACCTGCTTGGCAACGCCATTAAATTTACTCAAAAAGGTGCCGTTTCGCTGCATGTCAGTCTGGAGGAGCAGAATCAGCACCAAGCCACCCTGCGTTTTACCGTACAGGACAGCGGTATCGGCATTGCCGCTGACAAGCTGGAGCAAATCTTTGCCCCCTTTACCCAGGCAGATACCTCAACCACCCGTTCGTTTGGCGGCACAGGCCTGGGGCTGACTATTTCGCGGCAGCTGGTTGAGTTGATGGGCGGAACGATCGGTGTTGAAAGCAGTGAAGGTACGGGTTCAACCTTCTGGTTTACCGTCCCTCTGGCAAAACAGCCTGAAGGAACGGTTTCCGGGGGCAGTTACCCCGCAGCGGGTAGCCTGCCGCAACAGGTGGTGCCCCTGTTGCCGGCTGCCGATACCATCCGTCTGTTGCTGGCTGAAGACGAGCCCACCAATCAGATCTTTATACGATCAATACTGCAGAAATTTGGTTACCAGCTGGACTTGGCGCAAAATGGGCGTGAAGCGCTGGATTTACTGAAAAAGAACGACTACACGCTTGTACTGATGGATTGTATGATGCCGGTGCTGGACGGCTATACCGCAACGGCTGCAATCCGGGACCCCGCCTCGGCAGTCAGGAATCATGCCATACCGGTAATTGCCCTGACTGCCAACGCCATGCGGGAAGACAGAGACAAATGTCTTGCTGCCGGTATGGATGATTATCTGGCTAAACCGCTTGAGGTACCGGAACTGCTGGCCTTACTGCAGAAGTGGACAGCTCCGGCAGCTGATGAGTAA
- a CDS encoding efflux RND transporter periplasmic adaptor subunit produces MKRYTAILMTVALALLAGCSKKQAATVKPPLAVELATVAAAELIEGVEVTGTLEPKFSADVKTQIPGLVKEVYVTQWVRVHKGQPLARIDVAETEALTKRAEAAVVAAKAQLAQSQVSLARAEREEARSVKLKEAGLATQQAVDDSRTETAAARARLDSSKAQIRVAEEELRQSRARLGKGLVTAPLDGVVALRDVNVGDLASDAAAGKPIFRVVDNRVLNLTVTVPSVDSARIKVGQPLEFSVDALPGKLLSGRVMFINPELNTADRSLKVVAEVRNQPELLKGGLFAKGRIITGKRAGVLQVPRAVLGQYDSAARTASLFVAEGQIARQRQLKTGAANGDLIEVREGLKPGEKYVSRGAFTLRDGDRIAVQGAGATK; encoded by the coding sequence ATGAAACGATATACCGCAATACTGATGACAGTAGCGCTGGCCCTGCTGGCAGGCTGCAGCAAAAAACAGGCGGCAACGGTCAAACCGCCGCTGGCGGTGGAGCTGGCAACCGTGGCAGCTGCTGAACTGATTGAAGGGGTTGAGGTGACCGGCACTCTGGAGCCGAAGTTCAGCGCCGACGTCAAGACCCAGATCCCCGGCCTGGTCAAAGAGGTCTATGTAACCCAGTGGGTGCGGGTCCACAAGGGCCAGCCGTTGGCGCGGATCGATGTGGCGGAAACCGAGGCGCTGACCAAACGGGCCGAGGCTGCCGTGGTGGCGGCCAAGGCCCAGCTGGCCCAGTCGCAGGTTTCCCTTGCCCGGGCTGAGCGGGAAGAGGCGCGCTCAGTCAAGCTGAAGGAGGCCGGTCTGGCCACCCAGCAGGCCGTGGATGACAGCCGCACCGAGACCGCTGCAGCCAGGGCAAGGCTTGATTCGTCAAAGGCCCAGATCCGGGTGGCAGAGGAAGAGCTGCGTCAGAGCCGGGCCCGCCTTGGCAAGGGCCTGGTCACGGCGCCGCTGGATGGCGTGGTTGCCCTGCGGGATGTCAATGTGGGTGATCTGGCCAGCGACGCTGCAGCAGGCAAGCCGATCTTCCGGGTGGTGGACAACCGGGTCCTGAACCTGACCGTGACCGTGCCGTCGGTTGACTCGGCCAGGATCAAGGTGGGCCAGCCGCTTGAGTTTAGCGTGGATGCCCTGCCCGGCAAGCTGTTGAGCGGCAGGGTCATGTTCATCAACCCGGAGCTGAACACGGCAGACCGTTCATTGAAGGTGGTGGCCGAGGTGCGGAACCAGCCGGAGCTGCTGAAAGGCGGCCTGTTTGCCAAAGGCCGGATCATAACCGGCAAGCGGGCCGGTGTGCTGCAGGTACCCCGGGCAGTGCTGGGGCAGTATGACAGTGCTGCCCGGACCGCCAGCCTGTTTGTGGCAGAAGGGCAGATAGCCCGCCAGCGCCAGCTGAAGACCGGTGCGGCCAATGGCGACCTGATCGAGGTCAGGGAAGGGCTGAAGCCGGGCGAAAAATATGTCAGCCGGGGCGCGTTTACCCTGCGGGATGGCGACCGGATAGCGGTACAGGGCGCAGGAGCTACCAAGTGA
- a CDS encoding endonuclease domain-containing protein: MQKATPLNPPLSGGKHIGCAVSPLPDKGGRGVGFLQYKTTLTSLARSNRKNPTVAEQKMWQELLRNKQFFNYKFTRQKPIGGYIVDFYCSDLQLVIEIDGDSHAEAVEYDAERTRILEAYGLTVVRYTNHEIMHNLEGVYDDLRRRIKHA, translated from the coding sequence ATGCAAAAAGCAACCCCCCTCAATCCCCCCTTGTCAGGGGGGAAGCATATTGGATGTGCTGTTAGCCCCCTCCCTGACAAGGGAGGGCGGGGGGTGGGTTTCCTGCAGTACAAGACAACGCTTACTAGCCTTGCACGGAGTAACCGTAAGAACCCGACAGTGGCTGAACAGAAAATGTGGCAGGAACTTCTACGCAACAAGCAGTTTTTTAACTACAAATTCACCCGCCAAAAACCGATCGGGGGCTATATCGTCGATTTCTACTGCTCTGACTTGCAACTCGTAATTGAAATTGATGGTGACAGCCATGCAGAGGCTGTCGAATATGATGCTGAGCGGACCAGAATATTGGAAGCTTATGGCCTTACGGTTGTTCGCTATACCAACCACGAAATCATGCACAACCTTGAAGGTGTCTATGATGATCTAAGACGCAGGATTAAACATGCCTGA